In one Paraburkholderia megapolitana genomic region, the following are encoded:
- a CDS encoding response regulator transcription factor, giving the protein MRIAVLDDDPAQADFVCATLSAAGHICHAFAEGRALVKQLRRQTFDLLVLDWNVPDMSGDEVLRWVRQSLSERLPVLFMTSRSRETDITSMLNTGADDYVVKPVPAGVLLARVGSLLRRAYHLNSVAAKEVFGEYEFDASAKQVQVKGTSVALTAKEFDLALLLFQHLSRPLSRAHILDVIWKQATEIPSRTMDTHVSMLRAKLGLRPENGYRLTPIYGYGYRLERIEKGDA; this is encoded by the coding sequence ATGAGAATTGCAGTTCTGGATGATGATCCGGCCCAGGCCGATTTTGTGTGCGCGACGTTGTCGGCGGCGGGGCACATTTGCCATGCGTTTGCCGAAGGGCGAGCGCTCGTGAAGCAGTTGCGCCGCCAGACCTTCGACTTGCTGGTGCTCGACTGGAACGTGCCCGACATGTCCGGCGACGAAGTCCTGCGCTGGGTCCGGCAAAGTCTGTCGGAGCGTTTGCCGGTGCTGTTCATGACGAGTCGCAGCCGCGAAACCGACATTACGTCGATGCTCAACACGGGTGCCGACGACTACGTCGTGAAGCCGGTGCCGGCAGGTGTGCTGCTAGCGCGTGTCGGCTCGCTGCTGCGGCGCGCGTATCACCTGAACTCGGTGGCGGCCAAAGAGGTATTCGGCGAGTACGAATTCGATGCGAGCGCGAAACAGGTGCAGGTGAAAGGCACATCGGTCGCGCTGACGGCGAAGGAGTTCGATCTGGCGCTGCTGTTGTTCCAGCATCTGAGCCGGCCGCTGTCGCGTGCACATATTCTCGACGTGATCTGGAAGCAGGCTACCGAGATTCCGTCGCGCACGATGGACACGCACGTGTCGATGCTGCGCGCGAAGCTCGGGTTGCGTCCGGAGAATGGCTATCGGCTCACACCGATTTACGGTTATGGTTACCGCCTGGAGCGGATAGAGAAGGGGGATGCGTGA
- a CDS encoding CBS domain-containing protein: MSSVAQVLKSKQDNSVFTISASDSVYNAIKLMADKQIGALVVTDGDAIAGIVTERDYARKVVLMERSSKETLVREIMSKAVRFVRLDQSTDECMALMTDHRMRHLPVIDQDKLVGMVSIGDLVKNIIADQRFTIQQLEQYISGEHT; encoded by the coding sequence ATGTCTAGCGTTGCCCAGGTACTCAAGTCGAAGCAGGACAATAGCGTCTTCACGATCTCCGCGTCGGATTCCGTCTACAACGCCATCAAACTGATGGCGGACAAGCAGATCGGCGCGCTGGTCGTCACCGACGGCGACGCGATCGCCGGCATCGTCACTGAGCGCGATTACGCCCGCAAGGTCGTGCTGATGGAGCGCTCGTCGAAGGAAACGCTGGTGCGCGAGATCATGAGCAAAGCGGTACGCTTCGTGCGTCTCGACCAGTCCACCGACGAATGCATGGCGCTGATGACCGATCACCGCATGCGCCATCTGCCGGTCATCGATCAGGACAAACTGGTGGGTATGGTGTCGATCGGCGATCTGGTGAAAAACATCATCGCTGACCAGCGCTTCACGATCCAGCAGCTCGAGCAGTACATTTCGGGCGAACACACCTGA
- a CDS encoding NmrA family NAD(P)-binding protein, producing the protein MYVIFGASGNVGRASIAALRRAGKPVRAVVRHAQQGEPFAQLGCSVAFADLGDSASIAQALEGATAVQMLCPVPQGDPHPERTMRGMIDAAAIALRAHPPAVLLALSDYGAQIEQGTGITTLFHYLETQLKPLAGSRTRLILLRAAEHMHNWNRVMPVALATGQLPSLHHPLDKRFPTVAAQDVGELAAELLLEENAAAAPLRIVSVEGPRRVNAYGVASVLSDVSGRPVAARELPRDAWTATLLRGGLSDGHAQLIVDLYDAHNAGHIDIEAGVGEQRFGATELAQVFAASQQDKA; encoded by the coding sequence GTGTATGTGATCTTTGGAGCTTCAGGTAACGTGGGACGCGCCAGCATTGCCGCGCTGCGACGTGCAGGCAAACCGGTTCGGGCTGTTGTGCGTCACGCGCAGCAAGGCGAACCGTTCGCGCAGCTCGGCTGCAGTGTCGCGTTCGCGGACCTTGGCGACAGCGCTTCGATCGCGCAGGCACTGGAAGGAGCGACAGCGGTACAGATGCTGTGCCCGGTGCCGCAGGGCGACCCTCATCCCGAACGCACGATGCGCGGCATGATCGACGCTGCTGCGATTGCACTGCGTGCGCACCCGCCAGCGGTTCTGCTCGCGCTATCCGACTACGGCGCGCAGATCGAACAAGGCACCGGCATCACGACGCTGTTTCACTACCTCGAAACGCAACTGAAACCGCTCGCTGGATCGAGGACACGGCTCATCCTGCTGCGGGCGGCCGAGCATATGCACAACTGGAATCGCGTGATGCCTGTGGCGCTGGCAACCGGTCAGTTGCCGAGTCTGCATCATCCGCTCGACAAGCGCTTTCCGACTGTCGCGGCCCAGGACGTTGGCGAGCTCGCGGCGGAACTTCTGCTTGAGGAAAACGCAGCAGCAGCGCCGTTGCGTATCGTCAGTGTAGAAGGTCCGCGACGCGTCAATGCATATGGCGTTGCGAGCGTATTGAGCGATGTCAGCGGCCGTCCGGTTGCAGCACGTGAACTACCACGCGACGCATGGACCGCCACCCTGTTGCGTGGGGGACTCAGCGACGGGCACGCGCAACTGATCGTCGATCTGTACGACGCGCACAACGCGGGGCACATCGATATCGAAGCCGGGGTGGGCGAACAGCGCTTCGGTGCAACGGAACTCGCGCAGGTTTTCGCCGCTAGCCAGCAGGACAAGGCTTAG
- a CDS encoding FecR family protein has translation MTSITPVVPPLRLRRRALPFALACLVATSGLLSEPAAAQKPKPSTAQATTPYVTKAGDTLYEIAARYLRDPGDWKALTRLNHVPAPRRLPAGMQLRLPVALLKQERMSARVIATSGPAEHASGNSPYTPLATDMTLGEGDHLRTGPNGFATLELADGSHLSVPQNSQIDIGSLRQTVLTGVNDRVIDLRHGEVDSEVTHAVKKDDRFQIRSPSVVAGVRGTVFRVSYDRADQSTAVEVLDGAVGVDSAATAPRAPGVPLNASSQLVPAHFGSVTHASGAVGGPVELLPPPAVADPGKIQDAKDVVFDVVPSASARGYRVQIARDADLLDMIRDQRVGEPKASFGDVPDGTYFVRVSSIDVNGLQGLPQVYAFERRQLGLTASAAQRAGTHDYEFRWFVGRQGVPTRFRFVLAGSADLHDPIIDRPDLTNGQIVISDLPKGVYYWTVIAEQFESGKFYAKGSSVRSFTLAR, from the coding sequence GTGACTTCAATCACACCGGTAGTGCCGCCGTTGCGGCTGCGCCGGCGGGCGTTGCCGTTTGCGCTCGCGTGTTTGGTTGCCACGTCCGGGTTGCTGTCGGAACCCGCCGCCGCACAAAAGCCGAAGCCTTCCACGGCCCAGGCCACGACCCCTTACGTCACGAAAGCCGGCGATACGCTGTATGAAATCGCCGCGCGCTATCTACGCGATCCAGGCGACTGGAAAGCATTGACCCGCCTGAACCATGTGCCCGCGCCGCGTCGTTTGCCGGCGGGGATGCAGTTGCGTCTGCCGGTCGCGTTGCTCAAGCAGGAGCGCATGTCGGCCCGCGTGATTGCGACGAGCGGCCCCGCCGAGCATGCGTCCGGCAACAGTCCCTACACGCCGCTTGCCACCGACATGACGCTCGGCGAGGGCGATCACCTGCGCACCGGCCCGAACGGCTTCGCCACGCTCGAACTGGCCGACGGCTCGCATCTGTCGGTGCCGCAGAACAGCCAGATCGATATTGGCTCGCTGCGCCAGACCGTGCTGACCGGCGTCAACGATCGTGTCATCGATCTCCGGCATGGCGAAGTCGACAGCGAGGTGACACACGCGGTCAAGAAAGACGATCGCTTCCAGATCCGCTCGCCTTCGGTGGTGGCCGGTGTGCGCGGGACGGTGTTTCGCGTGAGTTACGATCGCGCCGATCAATCGACGGCGGTCGAAGTGCTCGACGGCGCGGTTGGCGTCGATTCCGCGGCAACTGCGCCGCGCGCGCCGGGCGTTCCACTCAACGCCTCCTCGCAACTCGTGCCCGCGCACTTCGGTAGCGTCACGCATGCGAGCGGTGCCGTAGGCGGTCCGGTCGAGTTGCTGCCACCGCCGGCTGTTGCCGATCCCGGCAAGATCCAGGATGCCAAAGACGTCGTGTTCGACGTCGTGCCGTCGGCCAGCGCCCGCGGCTACCGCGTACAGATCGCGCGTGATGCCGATCTGCTCGACATGATCCGCGACCAGCGCGTAGGCGAACCGAAGGCATCGTTTGGCGACGTGCCGGATGGCACGTACTTCGTACGCGTATCGAGTATCGACGTCAACGGTCTGCAGGGCCTGCCGCAGGTCTATGCGTTCGAGCGCCGCCAGCTCGGGCTGACCGCATCCGCCGCGCAACGCGCCGGCACACACGATTACGAATTCCGCTGGTTCGTCGGCCGCCAGGGTGTGCCGACCCGGTTCCGCTTCGTGCTAGCCGGTTCCGCCGATCTGCACGATCCGATCATCGACCGCCCCGATCTGACGAACGGCCAGATCGTGATCAGCGACCTGCCGAAGGGCGTCTACTACTGGACCGTGATCGCCGAGCAGTTCGAGAGCGGCAAGTTCTATGCAAAGGGCAGCTCGGTCCGCTCGTTCACACTCGCCCGCTGA
- a CDS encoding esterase/lipase family protein — MPKSKGSRVAAWALATALGNASLAALLTLGVPASIAPAVAATSAATDSYAATRYPIVLVHGLAGTDKFADVVDYWYGMQADLEQHGATVYVANLSGFQSDVGPNGRGEQLLAYVKQVLAATGATKVNLIGHSQGGLTSRYVAAVAPELVASVTTIGTPHRGSEFADFVQQALQSDPTGLSTPIIATFANIFGALTSSTHNTNQDAIAALNALTTASTANYNTLYPSAGLGAPGSCQTGAPSETVNGNTHLLYSWAGSAIQPVTVLGVTGALDTSVGVADSAEVLDISTPALYATGTVMIGRQSGPNDGVVSVCSALYGQVISTTYKWNHLDEINQLLGVLGANAADPVAVLRTHANRLMQQGV; from the coding sequence ATGCCGAAATCAAAAGGTTCTCGTGTTGCCGCCTGGGCGCTTGCTACTGCGCTGGGCAATGCGTCGCTCGCTGCGTTACTCACGCTCGGTGTCCCTGCGAGCATCGCTCCGGCCGTTGCCGCAACCTCGGCCGCAACCGACAGCTACGCCGCCACCCGCTATCCGATCGTGCTCGTGCATGGTCTTGCCGGTACCGACAAATTCGCCGATGTGGTCGACTACTGGTACGGCATGCAGGCCGATCTCGAACAGCACGGCGCGACCGTGTATGTCGCGAATCTGTCGGGCTTTCAAAGCGACGTCGGACCCAATGGCCGTGGCGAGCAGTTGCTGGCGTACGTGAAGCAGGTGCTGGCGGCTACCGGAGCAACCAAGGTCAATCTGATCGGCCATAGCCAGGGCGGTCTCACCTCGCGTTATGTCGCAGCCGTCGCGCCCGAACTCGTTGCGTCGGTCACGACGATCGGCACGCCGCATCGCGGCTCCGAGTTCGCGGACTTCGTACAGCAAGCATTGCAGAGCGATCCAACCGGACTATCTACGCCGATCATCGCAACCTTTGCGAATATTTTCGGCGCGCTCACGAGTAGCACGCACAACACGAACCAGGACGCGATCGCTGCGCTGAATGCGCTGACGACGGCAAGCACCGCGAACTACAACACGCTTTATCCGAGCGCGGGACTTGGTGCACCGGGCTCGTGCCAGACGGGTGCTCCCAGCGAAACCGTGAACGGCAACACACACCTGTTGTACTCGTGGGCGGGCAGCGCGATCCAGCCCGTGACGGTGCTCGGTGTGACTGGTGCGCTCGACACGAGCGTCGGGGTTGCCGACAGCGCCGAGGTGCTCGATATCTCGACGCCCGCGCTGTATGCGACCGGTACCGTGATGATCGGTCGTCAGTCCGGTCCGAACGACGGGGTCGTGTCCGTATGCAGCGCGCTCTACGGCCAGGTGATCAGCACGACCTACAAGTGGAACCATCTCGACGAGATCAATCAGTTGCTCGGGGTGCTGGGTGCCAACGCCGCCGATCCGGTCGCTGTGCTGCGCACTCATGCCAACCGGCTGATGCAGCAAGGTGTCTGA
- a CDS encoding TonB-dependent receptor — MKQKVISFAIRRIVSGAATAGVALTLASTPQTAFAQERVSDDEDSRNGRAKTQGSGQKAAHSNVAPDASERGALPAISITAKTPANTNEFSTGIARLADTVKEMPQTVNVIPHELIEQQKATSLEQILKNVPGITIATGEGNGGQNGDQFKIRGLSAKGDIYIDGLRDFGAYRRDSFDTESVQVIKGPSGDSFGVGSIGGLINQTSKQARLKSATSIEQSGGSGSTYRTTVDSNIKLGDTTAVRVNGMYQNGNTPDRDNVKDNRAGVAIDFGTGIGTHTEWHLGYSYLRRDGVPDYGMPTAQGADGFYRPILEYNVPGLDSSTSYVRNTDRDKSDTHIVSSLFTKKLDNGIQIDNDTRFTFYERDFSSTHPAAVSSSNLKKLLAGQNLALPYGADGGVVYLQRGLGVQNVTTAKGEFNLGALRNRAVFGLDMNYQRDHRDQGTWTGRVNNQTVVNPQYQMPPGWSLSYGNTTRDAQSSDIGVFANDRIWLTQQFSLLGNLRWDYFRSKYWTSAASLTGGTASSSKVSPGISAIWEPTKDAMFYTSFSRTYRPIGTDIALAVGGRQSEVPTNGVDSVPERSDTVEVGTKLDFLNKRLGVTAALFQTRKSRSYAIEPDTGELSPGFSDNGEGYRIRGVELGLSGRITENWSANIAYAYLNGIVNEASAATSIGKTAPGVSNNNMTVWTSYLVPHLLVPLPGKLTVGGGLQYASGYWVNSANTARVPENFSLDGMVGYEQGPYRISLNLYNLTDHLNYQSAFSTSRAVPASRRTFLLSAGAKF, encoded by the coding sequence ATGAAGCAGAAAGTCATTTCGTTCGCGATTCGCCGGATCGTTTCCGGAGCCGCCACTGCAGGGGTCGCACTGACGCTTGCGTCGACGCCCCAAACGGCGTTCGCACAGGAGCGGGTCTCCGATGATGAGGACTCCAGAAACGGGCGGGCAAAGACGCAGGGCAGCGGGCAGAAGGCGGCTCATTCCAACGTGGCTCCCGACGCGTCAGAACGCGGTGCGCTTCCCGCTATCTCGATTACGGCGAAGACGCCAGCTAATACAAACGAATTTTCTACCGGCATTGCACGTCTCGCGGATACGGTCAAGGAGATGCCACAGACCGTTAACGTCATCCCGCACGAACTGATCGAGCAGCAGAAAGCCACTTCGCTCGAGCAGATCCTTAAGAACGTGCCCGGGATCACGATCGCAACCGGGGAAGGCAACGGCGGCCAGAATGGCGACCAGTTCAAGATTCGTGGTCTGTCGGCCAAGGGCGATATCTATATCGACGGTCTGCGCGATTTCGGGGCGTACAGGCGCGACAGCTTCGACACCGAGAGCGTGCAGGTCATCAAGGGGCCGTCGGGGGACAGCTTCGGTGTGGGCAGCATCGGCGGCCTGATCAACCAGACCTCGAAGCAGGCCAGGCTCAAGAGTGCGACAAGCATCGAACAAAGCGGCGGCTCGGGCTCGACTTACCGTACGACCGTCGACAGCAACATCAAACTAGGCGACACGACCGCCGTGCGCGTGAACGGTATGTACCAGAACGGCAATACGCCCGATCGCGACAACGTGAAGGACAATCGCGCCGGCGTGGCAATCGATTTCGGCACGGGCATCGGCACTCATACCGAGTGGCATCTCGGCTATTCGTATCTGCGCCGCGACGGCGTGCCGGACTACGGAATGCCGACCGCCCAGGGCGCCGACGGCTTCTACCGGCCGATACTCGAATACAACGTTCCGGGGCTCGATTCCTCGACGTCGTATGTCCGCAATACCGATCGCGACAAGAGCGACACACATATCGTTTCCTCGTTGTTCACAAAGAAGCTCGATAACGGCATCCAGATCGACAACGACACGCGTTTCACATTCTACGAGCGCGACTTTTCGTCGACGCATCCGGCGGCGGTCAGTTCTTCCAACCTCAAGAAACTGCTGGCTGGCCAGAATCTCGCGCTTCCCTATGGTGCCGACGGCGGCGTGGTGTATCTTCAGCGCGGCCTCGGCGTGCAGAACGTGACCACCGCGAAAGGCGAATTCAATCTTGGAGCGTTGCGCAATCGCGCCGTTTTCGGGCTCGATATGAATTATCAACGTGACCATCGCGACCAGGGCACGTGGACGGGGCGCGTGAACAATCAGACGGTGGTCAATCCGCAATATCAGATGCCGCCCGGATGGTCGCTCAGTTATGGCAATACGACGCGCGACGCGCAATCTTCGGATATCGGCGTATTTGCCAACGATCGCATCTGGCTCACGCAGCAGTTCTCGCTGCTCGGCAATCTGCGCTGGGACTATTTTCGCAGCAAGTACTGGACGAGCGCTGCATCCTTGACGGGCGGTACAGCCAGCTCCAGCAAGGTCAGTCCGGGTATTTCGGCGATCTGGGAACCGACGAAAGACGCTATGTTCTATACGTCGTTCTCGCGTACTTATCGCCCGATCGGCACCGACATTGCGCTCGCTGTGGGCGGCAGGCAGTCGGAAGTGCCGACAAATGGTGTCGACAGCGTGCCGGAGCGTTCGGACACCGTCGAAGTAGGCACGAAGCTCGACTTCCTCAACAAGCGTCTTGGCGTGACGGCAGCCTTGTTCCAGACGCGCAAGTCGCGCTCGTACGCGATCGAGCCGGACACGGGCGAGCTCAGTCCAGGCTTTTCGGACAATGGCGAAGGCTATCGGATTCGCGGTGTCGAGCTGGGGCTGTCGGGCCGGATCACGGAAAACTGGTCGGCAAACATCGCTTATGCGTACCTCAACGGTATCGTCAACGAAGCGAGCGCCGCGACGTCGATCGGCAAGACGGCGCCGGGCGTATCGAACAACAACATGACGGTGTGGACGAGCTACCTCGTGCCGCATTTGCTGGTGCCGCTGCCGGGCAAACTCACGGTAGGCGGTGGCCTGCAGTATGCATCGGGATATTGGGTGAATTCTGCGAATACGGCGCGTGTGCCCGAGAATTTCTCGCTCGACGGCATGGTCGGCTATGAGCAGGGACCGTATCGCATCTCGCTCAACCTGTACAACCTGACTGATCACCTGAACTATCAGTCGGCGTTCAGTACGTCGCGCGCTGTGCCGGCTTCGCGACGCACATTCCTGCTAAGCGCAGGCGCAAAGTTCTGA
- a CDS encoding AraC family transcriptional regulator: protein MTSATPHPLPHSNPQASLRSSSGRGWKGFGAELVAVPAGLHRVPPSLHHRVGVHVGAPVKARCRCDGRRSSRIQAHGDADVIPAGLDGEWTDEADCTILRIWIGSEFARTTFEQLGVPASSAQIEPRFQMRDPRFQHLAWALRAELEADDRSDPLYAESLCTAMLVRLTHGAPALVERRRTLAPRTAARLIDYIESHLDQRLTLTELAALAELSVPHFKVLFRETLGMPVHRYVVQRRVERARMLLLQGKLSASQVALDTGFAHQSHMAHWMMRLLNVTPRELVKSTKHAMRIAERSNDGERVATTSLLQSR, encoded by the coding sequence ATGACCTCCGCTACGCCACACCCGTTACCCCATTCGAACCCGCAAGCGAGCCTGCGCTCCAGTTCCGGCCGTGGCTGGAAGGGCTTCGGCGCGGAACTGGTCGCCGTTCCAGCCGGCCTGCACCGGGTCCCGCCGAGCTTGCATCATCGTGTGGGTGTGCACGTCGGTGCGCCGGTCAAGGCTCGTTGTAGGTGCGACGGTCGACGCTCGTCGCGCATCCAGGCGCACGGCGACGCCGACGTGATTCCGGCCGGACTCGACGGCGAGTGGACCGATGAAGCCGATTGCACGATTCTGCGGATATGGATCGGCAGCGAGTTTGCGCGCACGACGTTCGAACAACTCGGTGTGCCCGCGTCGAGCGCACAGATCGAGCCGCGTTTCCAGATGCGCGATCCGCGCTTCCAGCATCTCGCGTGGGCGCTGCGCGCGGAGCTCGAAGCCGACGACAGATCCGACCCGCTGTACGCGGAAAGCCTTTGCACTGCGATGCTCGTGCGTTTGACGCACGGGGCACCGGCACTCGTCGAACGGCGTCGCACGCTGGCACCGCGCACGGCGGCACGGCTGATCGACTACATCGAAAGCCACCTCGATCAGCGCCTTACGTTGACCGAACTGGCTGCGCTCGCCGAACTCAGCGTGCCGCATTTCAAGGTGCTATTTCGCGAGACGCTCGGTATGCCGGTGCATCGCTATGTCGTGCAACGGCGTGTCGAACGGGCCCGCATGCTGTTGTTGCAAGGCAAGCTGTCTGCAAGCCAGGTCGCGCTCGACACCGGCTTCGCGCATCAGAGCCACATGGCGCACTGGATGATGCGCCTGCTCAACGTGACACCGCGTGAGCTCGTCAAATCGACGAAACATGCGATGCGCATTGCAGAACGTTCGAACGACGGTGAGCGCGTCGCAACGACGTCTTTGCTGCAGTCGCGTTAA
- the ribA gene encoding GTP cyclohydrolase II, which produces MPTPHTPPPVDCPDGECVVLDATATLPTRYGTFRSYVFRVKDSGEEHLALVMGDVESEQPVLTRLHSECLTGDVLGSYRCDCGEQLDLALRYIAAEGRGVLLYLRGHEGRGIGLSNKIRAYALQEQGRDTVEANLDLGLPDDSREYDSAAGILRLLKVTSVRLMSNNPKKFDSLSAHGIPVCERVALAIPMREENERYIRTKQAKFGHYFDENE; this is translated from the coding sequence ATGCCCACGCCTCACACACCGCCGCCCGTCGACTGCCCAGACGGAGAATGCGTCGTTCTCGACGCTACCGCCACGCTTCCCACGCGCTACGGCACGTTCAGGTCGTATGTGTTTCGCGTCAAGGATAGCGGCGAGGAACATCTCGCGCTCGTCATGGGCGACGTCGAGAGCGAGCAGCCGGTGCTGACACGGCTGCATTCGGAATGTCTGACTGGCGACGTGCTCGGCTCGTACCGCTGCGACTGCGGTGAACAACTCGATCTCGCGTTGCGCTATATCGCCGCCGAGGGTCGCGGCGTGTTGCTCTATCTGCGTGGTCACGAAGGGCGCGGCATTGGTCTGAGCAACAAGATCCGTGCTTATGCGCTGCAGGAGCAAGGGCGCGATACGGTCGAGGCGAACCTCGATCTCGGTTTGCCCGACGATTCCCGCGAATACGATTCGGCGGCTGGCATCCTGCGCCTGCTGAAAGTGACGTCCGTGCGCTTGATGAGCAACAACCCGAAGAAATTCGATTCGCTGTCGGCGCATGGCATTCCGGTTTGCGAACGGGTCGCGCTCGCGATCCCGATGCGCGAGGAAAACGAGCGGTATATCCGCACGAAGCAAGCCAAGTTTGGGCATTACTTCGACGAGAACGAGTGA
- a CDS encoding lipase secretion chaperone, whose translation MALAHERRVRTRRTWFVVAALAASAAAAFWLDSTTHRGHRARDATLADQSRATQFAAVDPAAAAAQSTLNALPDSLQGSSPPRLPLEAGGHLAHSRAVRDFFDYFLSATSERSAQALDALVRRYIKIQLEGTPAADEAVDAWQRYTAYRIALDQLPQPAATPGGKLDLDAMQLVLDERSLLASRVLGEWSAPFFGTELQRQRNDLARLRIASDPSLSAADKAARLAALDAALNAALPPAERAMRERVQQQQSSIDAIAQMQKQGTSLDAMRAQVTQTLGPQAAARVVQMEQDEQAWQTRYADYAVQRAQIDQRGLAPQDRDAQIAQLRQRFFTRPGDALRAASLDRGAGG comes from the coding sequence ATGGCGCTCGCGCATGAGCGACGCGTCCGCACGCGCAGGACATGGTTCGTTGTCGCCGCGCTCGCGGCGTCAGCGGCTGCGGCGTTCTGGCTCGATTCGACAACACATCGCGGGCATCGCGCGCGTGACGCGACGCTTGCGGACCAGTCTCGTGCGACGCAATTCGCCGCTGTCGATCCGGCTGCTGCGGCGGCGCAGTCGACGCTGAATGCGTTGCCGGATTCACTGCAAGGATCGTCGCCGCCGCGTTTGCCGCTCGAAGCCGGTGGCCATCTGGCGCATAGCCGTGCGGTCCGCGACTTCTTCGATTACTTTCTGAGCGCGACCAGCGAGCGTTCCGCCCAGGCGCTCGATGCACTCGTACGCCGCTACATCAAGATTCAGCTGGAAGGCACACCCGCCGCCGACGAAGCCGTGGACGCGTGGCAGCGCTACACCGCATACCGCATCGCACTCGATCAACTGCCGCAACCGGCCGCAACGCCGGGCGGCAAGCTGGATCTCGACGCGATGCAGCTCGTACTCGACGAACGTTCGTTGCTTGCCTCACGTGTATTGGGCGAATGGAGTGCGCCGTTCTTCGGTACCGAGTTACAGCGGCAGCGCAACGATCTTGCGCGTCTGCGGATCGCATCGGACCCGTCGCTGAGCGCTGCCGATAAAGCCGCTCGACTTGCCGCGCTCGACGCCGCGCTTAATGCCGCGTTACCGCCGGCCGAACGCGCGATGCGCGAGCGCGTGCAGCAACAACAGTCATCGATCGATGCGATCGCGCAGATGCAGAAGCAGGGCACCTCACTCGATGCGATGCGCGCACAGGTCACGCAGACGCTCGGCCCGCAGGCGGCCGCACGCGTGGTGCAGATGGAGCAGGACGAGCAGGCATGGCAGACGCGCTACGCCGACTATGCGGTGCAGCGGGCGCAGATCGATCAGCGGGGGCTTGCGCCGCAGGATCGCGATGCGCAGATCGCTCAACTACGGCAGCGGTTTTTCACGCGGCCTGGCGATGCATTGCGCGCGGCATCGCTGGATCGGGGCGCAGGCGGCTGA
- a CDS encoding Fe2+-dependent dioxygenase, which produces MFIQIPDVLTSAQVRHCRQVLEASQWVDGRLTAGDLAAKFKNNLQIPSESMEARELGELILNALGGNATYHSAALPLRVLPPRFNRYDVGMTFGMHVDNAIQSVPGTGGARMRADVSSTIFLSEPDEYEGGELVVDDAHGERSIKLPAGHMIVYPASTLHRVTPVTRGSRWASFFWAQSLVKDETSRTMLYELDCAIMAIRSEMGDEHPAVHRLVNHYHNLLRRWSEL; this is translated from the coding sequence ATGTTCATCCAGATCCCCGATGTGCTCACGTCTGCCCAGGTCAGGCATTGCCGCCAGGTGCTCGAAGCGTCGCAGTGGGTCGATGGCCGTCTGACTGCCGGCGACCTCGCGGCGAAATTCAAGAACAATCTGCAGATTCCGTCCGAAAGTATGGAGGCGCGCGAGCTGGGCGAGCTGATTCTGAACGCGTTGGGCGGCAATGCGACTTATCACTCGGCGGCGCTTCCGTTGCGCGTACTGCCGCCACGCTTTAACCGCTACGACGTGGGCATGACGTTCGGAATGCACGTCGACAATGCCATTCAGTCGGTACCTGGCACGGGTGGCGCGCGCATGCGCGCGGACGTATCGAGCACGATCTTTCTCTCAGAACCAGACGAATACGAGGGCGGTGAACTCGTGGTCGACGATGCGCACGGCGAGCGCTCGATCAAGCTGCCGGCCGGCCACATGATCGTCTATCCGGCTTCGACACTGCATCGTGTGACGCCAGTGACGCGCGGCAGCCGGTGGGCCTCGTTCTTCTGGGCGCAATCGCTGGTGAAGGACGAGACGAGCCGCACGATGCTGTATGAGCTCGACTGCGCGATCATGGCGATCCGCAGCGAGATGGGCGATGAGCACCCCGCGGTGCATCGGCTCGTGAATCACTATCACAACCTGTTGCGCCGCTGGTCGGAACTGTGA